CGTTCCCGGCTTGTACGTGAATGCGCACGCGATCGACAAACATGATTCAGCTCTCAACAAAAAACGGTGACCGGCTTTGGGCAGGTCAAAACAGGGGGGCGGTACTATCAGGGTGCCACCAGTGGCGAGCCCACCAGCGTGAAGCTCGCTCGGCGTTCCTCATTATCACCGAGCCAGGGGCAGGGACGCAAACAGCATCCCCAGAAGCAAACAGCCCACGGACTGATCATCCGTGGGCTGCTAGGGATTCGCTGCTGTTAATTCGTTCCGGTCAGGTAACCTCGTCGCTCGCGCGAGACTAGGCGGCCTGGCGCGAGACTAGGCGGTTGCCGTCTCGACGTTGATGCGACGGCCACCTTGGTCGAACTTGATCTTTCCATCGACCAGGGCGAACAGCGTGTAGTCCTTGCCTTGACCGACGCCACGGCCGGCAAAATAGCGGGTGCCGACCTGGCGGACCAGGATGTTGCCGGCTTCGACCGACTCGCCGGCATACTTCTTGATGCCGCGGCGCTGACCGTTGGAATCGCGACCGTTGCGCGACGAACCTTGACCCTTCTTATGTGCCATGACACAGCTCGCAAAAACAGTGATTTCGTGTACTGGGGGCAAAAGCCGGCGGGCGCATTGCGCCAGGCGCGGGCGGGCAATCATCAAGGACTGCCGCCAAACAGCACTGCGCCAAATCGGGGCCTAGCTGCCGGCTGCCGAGAACCGAAATCTTACTGGTAGAGCCAGCGGTGGTCAACCTCGCCGGGGAGCCCGTACCGAATCTCCCGGTCGTGCTCGTGAAATTCGTCTCCCGGCCGCCAGAAGTCGATCTGCAGCACCTGTTGTGACAGCTTGCGGCTGCTGCCGGGGGCCATACCGGGCTTGTACGCTCCCTCGGGGTCTTCCCATTGGTACGACATGCTCAGCCCTTCGACCGTGATCGTAATGCGACGGAGCGTCGTCGGCAGATCGGTCCAGGTGACCACCCCCCAGCGCTGCTCGCCTGCGGGAATCTCGCCGGCAATCGCATAGGTGTTGGCCAACGGGCGCTTGGGGTCTTCGCGGAGTTGGATCGGCTTGATCGCCACCGGAATCAGTTGATCGGCAAAGTTCACCTGCTTGTCCAGATCGGTGAGCGTGAACTTTGGAATGAAGCGGAACGGCGCCTCGGTCGATGGATTCTTGACCCGATAGACCAGGTACCAGACCAGCTTCGGGTCCATCTTGCCATGTTCGTTGGGGACGTCGATCGTGATCATGCGCAGCGGCTTGAATGTGAAGTCGAGCCCTGGCACGCCGGTTTCCTTGGCACCGTGCAGGAAGCGGACATTCTTGGCTGGCGACGGAGCGGGGTTCCCCTCGCGCTCGCCGTATTTGGGCATCTCGGTCAGGAACTCGACCAGATCGTGCCGGCTGACGAGGACGGCCGGACGGTCGACGGCGCGGATGGTTGTTTCGATGCCGGGGGCTAGCTTGCGATAGACATCGGCCTTGGGGGGCGCGATCTGAGTTTCGCGCGCGGCCACTTGCTGGGCCTGAATCGGATCGACCAGCGCCAAGACCAGCGCTGTCAGCGAACCGAAGCCAAAGCAAAACCGAAAGTACATAGCAACCGCCGCCACGATGAGCCGAATCGGAACCAGCGCCCCGACTGAAAAGTCAACATGACCAGTTTAGTTGCCCGGTCGGGCGAATCCCAACTTTTTTCCAATTCCCGGCCGTTTTCCGCGAAAACCGGGCAGAGCAGGGGGCCACGGGCAGGAGTCCGCCGGTCGGTTCGTGCCGGTTATGCCGTGGTCGCGGGGGCGGATCGCCAATGAATGGTCACCAGGGCGGACGGGACCGCGGCCAGTTCGGCAGCGCCGGGATACCGGCCGGGTGGAACCGCTCGGGCGGTGACTGACGACGCCATTTCACTCGCCGCGAACGGCCAAGGTTGCCAGCCGATTCGTAGCGTTCCGTCCGGATCGGCCCCTTCGGGCGCGAGGCGCAACGGCTGGCCGCCGGGGATCGTCAGCGGCTTCGGTTGCTCGGCCGCCGAGCAACAATACCAGAGGCTGAGCGCGTCGAAGAATTGCAACAGTTCCAACGCGCGCTGGGCCGCAGCCGGTGTATTGCCCGTAGGATCGACGCCCTGCCAGTCGGCGAACCAGCCGAGCCGGTCGGCATCTTGTCGGGCAAGGAACTCGTGGGCTTGCGATGTGGGCAAACTCGACGTGATTTGCCAACTGTTCGTGTGACGGAGCAGAGCCGAGAAATGCCCCGCCACCATCCACGCCGCCAGCGGCCCAATCGCGGCGGTTACGTCAATCGAGCGTTGCCAAATGGCCAGTGATTCGGCCAGCGGCATTTCGGTGAATTGCAGCGGCCGACCCGACGAGGCGTCAACACTCGGCGCGACGTCCCAGGCCGGCCAGCCATCGTCGTGATGCCGCACGGCGCGCAGCACTTGCTGGCGATCGGCCAGCGGCGCGAACGGCTCGGGCCCCCAAGCCGTGGCGAACTCGTAGGCCAAGTGGGCATGATCGGCCTGGGCGATCAACGCCCAAGCCGGATTACCCGCGATGGTCATGGTTCGCCGAATCATCGTCGTTTCTCGTGGCGTGCCCACTTCGGGGTGGCACGCCCTCCTAGGGCGTGGGGAAGCGCATATCATCCCCGCAATGTGAATGGTGGTTCACCACGCCCTGCGCTTCGCTTGGGACGTGCCACCCATCAGTGAACTGCCGAGCGACGTCCAGCAGCATTGTATCAGCCGGGCGAGTGTGCTTAGCGCTGGGCGGCAGGAACGGCGGCGGTTTGCGACTTGCCGTCGATGAATTGGGCCGACGAGAACAACCCCTGGTCAGCGCCCGACAGGAGTTCCAACATCGGCTCTTCGATGGTGAACACAAACACCGCCTGGTGCCCTTGCTCGTCCGACAGCCGATAGTAGATCCACTGGATCGGCAACTCGGCCACCGTGCCGGCGGCGACGACGCGATAGACCTTCTGGCCCAGGGCGTTGGCGCCTTCCTTGGCCTCGATGAAGCTGCCAAAGTGCTTCTGGATCGAGCGTTGCACGTCTTCCTGGAAGCGTTCGAGTGTCACGTCCTTGCCCGAGGGGAGTGACGAGATGTTGCATTGCGCGACCAGTTCACCTCGATCGACCAGCCGCAGCGCCACGGCGTCGTTGCTTTCGTCGATCACGTGCCAGCGCCGGTCGTGCATGAATTGCAGTTGACCGTTGCGCAACAGGCATTCGAGCGTTTCCTGCCCTGGCTCGACGGCCCAGGGGACTTGCGCCACCAGTTCGTCGGCCAACTCGGCCGGCGCTGACTCGGGCTTGATGGTTACTTGCAGCCGAGCCACCACATCGGTGCCGGGGCCGACCTGGCCGATGGACCGCTTTTCTTCGATCAGCAGCGCCAGCCAGGTGATCCGGCCGGCGGCCGAGTTGAACTTGTAGCGTCCTTTCACCTCGATGCTGGTGGCCACGCCGTTGACGGCCCCTTGGACGCTGCCGAACAGCTCGCACTTGGCGCCGGTGGCGTCGACTTCTTTCAACTGGCTGACGACGTCGGTCTGGCTGACGGCGTCGAGCCCCAGCAGCGTGGTCATCACCGCTTCGCCGTGGGCCCAGGTGTCGTTCACGGCCACGTCCTTGTCCGGTAGCAGCCGGTGGAGCATGACGGTGTTGGCGGGCACGTCGAGCAGTTCGAGTTCGTCCTGGACCAGCGGACCCGAGGGGCTGACCAGCGTGGCCCGGTCGTCCCGCAGGTGGGCGGCGATCAGCTTGCGGTCGTCGCGCAACGCCGGCTTGGTCACCGTGTTATTGACTTTGATCGTGGCGTCGGTCTGTTCGTACCAACGGAGGGAATCGGCCTGTTGCCCGTCGGGGCTCAGCTTCATCAGCCGCTCGTGATAGCGCAGCTTGCCGACGACGCTGGTCGGCAGGGCGCGGACATTTTGTTGCTCGTTAACCTGCAAGTTGCCGCCGACTTCCAGCAGCAACTCAACCGTAGCCGTGTCTCCGGCTTTTAGCGCGGGGCGAAGCCAGTGGGTTTCGGCGGCCAATCCGGGGCGACCGGCGGCGAATAACAACAGGGCGAGCAGCCAAGCGGCCCGGCGATTGACGAGGCAACGCGGCATGATGCACTCCCGACGTGGGGCGTAATGAGGTCGTGCTAGCAAGTGGACGGCCCAAGCAGGGGAGTCCGTGACGCCTAAAATCGGCCACGGCGTGCCGGTTCATTCAACGTAAATGTCAGGGTTTATCGCTAGCAGAGGACGCTCGGCTTGGGGCTAGTTATCGAACGCCAACCCAGTTCCCGTCATTCCCGCGCAGGCGGGAATCTAGTGGTGTGATTTCACTCTGGATTCCCGCCTGCGCGGGAATGACGGTTTGCTACATCAAAAGAAGTTCTCAACAAGGCGGTGATCGCGCGGCGACCAGGTTGGTGGTTGGACAGCTAGGAAAACGGGAATCGCGAGGTTGTAACTCGAACGGAGGGTGAGCAACAACGTGCTTGTGAAACTTGGCACAAGCCGCGTGAATCTGGGGTGAATTATGAGCGGCGTTTTGTCGCATAACTTGCAATGCATTCGCGATTTAGCTGAAAATCACGACAGC
This genomic stretch from Planctomycetota bacterium harbors:
- the rpmA gene encoding 50S ribosomal protein L27 gives rise to the protein MAHKKGQGSSRNGRDSNGQRRGIKKYAGESVEAGNILVRQVGTRYFAGRGVGQGKDYTLFALVDGKIKFDQGGRRINVETATA
- a CDS encoding DUF3891 family protein gives rise to the protein MIRRTMTIAGNPAWALIAQADHAHLAYEFATAWGPEPFAPLADRQQVLRAVRHHDDGWPAWDVAPSVDASSGRPLQFTEMPLAESLAIWQRSIDVTAAIGPLAAWMVAGHFSALLRHTNSWQITSSLPTSQAHEFLARQDADRLGWFADWQGVDPTGNTPAAAQRALELLQFFDALSLWYCCSAAEQPKPLTIPGGQPLRLAPEGADPDGTLRIGWQPWPFAASEMASSVTARAVPPGRYPGAAELAAVPSALVTIHWRSAPATTA